TATTGAATCATCTTCACAATCACTGGATAAAATTAAATCGGTATACCCAGTGATTACCGATAGCAGGTTATTGAAATCATGAGCAATTCCACCAGCTAAACTTCCAATGACCTCCATCTTCTCAGAAATCTGTATGCGCTTGGCAAGCTTTGAACGTTCTTCCTCGGCTTTTTTCCGTTCGGTAATATTTCGAGCAAACGCCAAGGCTCCGTCTTTTCCTTGGTAGAAAATGGGAACCGCCGTGACTTCCACTGGAACTTCACTGCCATCCAAACGAAGGTAAATTTGCTCAATTAAGGGAACCGATTGTTTTTCGACATTTAAAAGATGAATACGCTGCCTAGCTCGCTCTCTTACTGAAGGATGAATCCGATCCATTACCGGTTGACCCAATAGTTCTTCTGGTGATTTGGCTCCAAATAGTTTACATGAAGCGGGATTGAGATAGTTAAATTGTCTGTTCGTTTCTATGTAGATTGCATCAGGTGCACCTTCAACCACTTTTTGGAACCGTGATTCAATATCACGTTGAGCTTTCTCTGCCTTTTTTAGGGCAGTAATATCACGACCGATACCGACCAAGCCGAATACTTTTCCCTCGCTATTTTTCATTGGAGAAAGGGAAGTTTGGTAAAAATGCTCTTTCCCTTCTAATTTTGCTGACCATTCATATTTAACAAATTCGCCTCGAAGAGCAAGTAGATTGGATTGAGTATGAATCTCAGCTGCTTCCTCTCCAAAAATTTCAGCGGCAGTTTTCCCCAAAAACTTATCTTCACTCAACCCACTTTGTCCTAACCATTGTCCATAAACACTGGTATGTCGCTGCTGAGCATCTAAGGTAAAGATAATATCGTCGGTTGACTGCACCAGGAGGCGAAATTTTTCCTCACTTTCTCGAAGCGCCTTTTCTGCTCGCTTTTGCTTGGTGATGTCGATATTAAATTTGGCTACAACCCATTTTCCTGATATATCCTTTAATGGAATAGTATGTACTTCAATGACACGGTTATTCTCTTTAAAGAGAGTTCTTTCTAAAACGACCGACCGCTTTGTTTGCAATGCCTCATGAATAACACAATCCTCACAGGGTTTCTCAAAACCAAGAAAATATTCATAGCATTTTCGATTAGTAAAATCGCCATAAATCTTCTGCCATTGCTTATCCACGTAAAGGAGATTATAATCATGGTCAATAATGTCAATATTGGTTTGAGTAGCAGCCAAAATCAAATCAAGACGTTGAGAAACTTCCCAAAGCTCTTTCTCCATGCGGTTTCGTTCGGTTACATCCCGTGCTGTAGAAACTAAATATTCGCTTCCACCCACCTGGATAGAACGAACATTAACTTCCACAGGGATAATTGTCCCATCCTTTTTTTGATGAAAGGTTTCAATTAAAAGATTGCCCTTCTCGTGAACTTTTTTTAAATATTGAGACCAATCTTCCATGGGAAAAATCGGATTTACCTCTTGAACAGTCATATTCAATAGTTCTTCGCGACTATAACCCAGTCGGATACAGGCTGTATCATTCGCTTCAACAAATCGAGTCGTGATGGGATCAGTCACAAAAATAGCATCACTGCTTGCTGCCATAATTGCCTTGGATTGCGATAACTGCTGTTCAACACTGAATAGTTTTCGGTATAAATTACTTTTTCGTCGATTCAATAATAAGATGGTAACGAGAGCTGCCATGGCCACAAAAAGCGAAAACAGTAAAAGGATATAGCCACCTCGGGTCTGAGCCTCGGAAAATATTTCATCAGTATTGATTTTAGCTTCCATAAACCAGTCAGTATCAGGTATTCGCTGAATATAGGAAACAACTTCTTCTCCTCGATAATCTTTACCACGAATGATTCCGGTTTTCCCCATTACCCCTTGAACTGCTGAATTATCAGTTTTTGTAAGTGGTATACAGGTTTTAAGCACGGAATCAGGTTGATGGCGAAGTCGATTGAGGAATACAATCTCCTGGCCGTTCTGTCTAAAAATAAGAGTTTCTGCGCTCTCACTGAGAGTTGGCCAGGTTTGTATAAAAGGATAAAGAAAAATATCGGGATCAGTACGGAGGAGGAGAGCTGCTAAGGGAGTTTCACTATCATCAAATATGGGAACTGTCAAATCCAAATGAATTCTTTCGTTTTGTATACACCGATAAAAATCCCCGAATACAACATGACCAGTTACGATGGCTCGATTAACCAGCTGTAAAGCATCGCTTTCTAATTCGGTTACACTGGAATCGAGGGTCAGTAGAATTTTTCCAGTAGATGACGTGAGAATAATATTTTGGTATTTGGCATTATCTTGGAGATCTTGCCAGTGGTTAGTAAGGAGTTTTTTTAAATCCTGATCAGCGGGAGACCTGAGCCATTGCAGTATTTCCTTGCGGATAATCCCTGAGGAATTCATGGAAGCATCGATAAGGCGTTCGTTTCGCCAAGCCTGGATTTGTTCAACTTTTAGTTCGGCTATAACTTTGAGTTCAATTTCTTTTGCGGCCTGAACAGCTTGTATATTATGATGATAATATAAATATCCTCCAGTTATAAGAGCTAAAATAATAACTGTTAAAAAGAAGAAAATAAATCGAATCTCCGGCTCTTTGATGGTTTCCTTATTGGTCATTCAAGAGTTTACCACCTAATATTAACTTAACATTAATTCTAACCATTAAAATCTTTTTAGTCTACACCAAAACCGCTGTCAAGGTATCAATTGGTAATTCTACCCTGTTAATGCAGTGAGAAGTGAGTGATAAGTTGGATAATCTATTAGAATTGTGAGACTTTAAAAGTGAGAAAAACATGAAAAATATCTCTCCTTTTGGATAAAGGAAGCTCTTTGCTAAAGAGGGAGCTTGATCGGTATACAACTATTTTCATTGTCATCTGGTGCTACGAAAGTAGCTTTTGAGGTCTATCTATTTAATATTTAATACTTAAAATTTTGATTGAGCTCAAAACAAAAAAAGCCGCCTAACTAGGCGGCTTTTACAATCTGGCTCCCCGGGCAGGATTCGAACCTGCAACCCTCCGGTTAACAGCCGGATGCTCCACCGTTGAGCTACCGAGGAATATTCAACGATAAGGATTATATACGGTTTATTCGGCTTCGTCAAGATAATCGCGTAATTTTCTACTCCGACTTGGATGACGAAGTTTACGGAGTGCCTTGGCCTCAATTTGTCGAATCCGTTCCCGGGTAACTCCAAAAATCTGTCCTACCTCTTCAAGGGTGTGGGGCCTTCCATCCTGCAATCCAAAACGCAGCTTCAGGACTTTTCGCTCTCGGTCGGTTAAAGTATTGAGCACATCATCGAGCTGTTCCTTTAAGAGCGTATAAGATGCTGCCTTAGGAGGTGCCATCACTCCCTGATCTTCAATAAAATCACCCAAATGGCTATCTTCTTCTTCTCCGATGGGAGTTTCTAAGGAAAGAGGCTCCTGGGCAGTTTTTAAAATTTCTCTGACTTTTTCCACCTGTATCCCCATTTTATGGGCAATCTCTTCGGGAGCCGGCTCTCTCCCCAATTCCTGAAGAAGTTGGCGGGAAATACGCACCAATTTGTTAATGGTTTCCACCATATGAACTGGAATTCGAATAGTACGAGCCTGATCGGCAATAGCCCGGGTAATTGCCTGACGAATCCACCAGGTGGCATAAGTACTAAATTTATACCCCTTCCGATAGTCAAATTTCTCCACCGCACGAATTAATCCCAAATTTCCCTCCTGGATAAGATCCAGGAATAGCATTCCTCGACCAACATATCTCTTGGCAATACTAACCACCAAGCGAAGATTTGCTTCAATCAATTCATTTTTAGCTGTAGCGTCTTCTTTTTCAACCCTTTTTGCCAATTCGACTTCTTTTTCAGGAGTAAGCAGTGGGACTTGACCAATTTCTTTCAAATACATTTTTACCGGATCGTCGACGCCGATACCTTTAATTCCTTCCAGCTTGAGGTCTTCGGTGCTGGCGACTATTTGATCTTCCTTCCCTGTTTCCTCCTCATCAGAAACTTCAATACCCTGATCAGACAACGCCGTATAGAGGTCATCAAGCTTGTCAATGTTGACCGCATCGTCACCAATAACATCATTTAATTCTTTAAAAGTGATGAAGCCTTTCTTTTTTCCGCTTTCAATAAGATTTGAAAATTCAGCGGTTAAAGTATGAGAGGCTTGATTTTCATTATTGCTAATCAATAAATCACCCTCTCTCAAATTATTGTGTTACAAAAAAGATATATTGAAACATAATGATTAATCACCCAGCTAATATCCCTTTTCGAAAATTTTCTTATCTAAATTTTAATCTATCCTGAAAATACCATCAAATGAATTCTTTAATCGGTCATCCTGAGCCCTCGCTTTTCGAGGGCGTGAGGACCTCATCTGACGCCACCGGCGTCATCCTGAGCGGTGCTTTTCCGCGTGAGGATCTCATCTTTTTAGGTTTTTTATTCTTCATAAATACTTTTAAGGATGAGATTCTCACGTCGCATAATACGCTCCTCAGAATGACGGAGTGGGTGGATGAGATTGCCATGTCACCCGGTAAAAGACACCGGAATCCTCAGAATGACGGAATGGATTGATAAAATAGCTACGTCGTCCAACCAAAGAATGGTTGGACTCTTGGCAATGAATGACGGTTTTATATAAGTATTTTCATCCTCATCTGGTGCCACAACCGTGGCATGAACGCTTATCTCCTTCTTTTAAATAAAAAAATCAAGAACAGGTTTTTAACCCTTGTATTTCTTTATCTATTTCTTCTATCCGCTTTCCAATCAAAAGTTTGGATTCATAATCGGCTTGCTGAGCTAATTCACTAGCCAGTATTGATCGTTCTCTTCTTAATTCCGCTATTTTTAGAGTTATGATCAGGCTTTGAATTAACTCTTCATTCATCTCGTAACATTCGGTTTCCGTAGAACCCAAAGCTGAAATACAAGACGACATCAACTCATCTCCAGAAAATACATTTATCAGGTCAGATAGAGAAAACTCCTCACCCAAATTACTTAAAATCGCCTGATATATTCTCCGGTGTTCTGGAACTGAAAAATACTCAGCTGGTACCTGGTCACAAATCATACTTCTGACGGTTGGCTCTTCTAAAAGAAATTTTACCAGTATTTTTTCGGCCTTTATTGCTCCGTGAATAGCATCTTTTTGGGCTGTTTTAAAGAGTTTTACTTTTTTCTCGCTCTCCCGAGTTCCCTTTAAAACATTATAGATTAATGATTCAGGAATTTTTAGGTACTGAGCCAAAGAACGTATTTTTAAAGACCTTTCAATGGAATCAGTCATAGCATTGATGGAAGGAAGAAGACCGCGAATGATATGAATTTGTGATTCTAATGATTTAGAACCATATTCATTCAACAATAATTCCAATTGATAATCAAAAATTGGTTTTTTTTGTTCCAGAATTTCTAAAAACGCTTCTCTTCCTTTCTTGCGAATGTAGGCATCAGGATCATAGGGAGATGGTAACACTGCTAATTTAACCGATAATCCCTTTTTGGTTAAAATATCTATTCCCCGGAAAGTTGCCATTCTTCCGGCATTATCTGAATCATAGCAGATAACAACCTCTTCAGCGAACCTCCTGATAAGAGTTGCTTGATGAGCTGTTAAGGCTGTCCCCATCGATGCCACGCAATTGGTTATCTGGTTCTCGAAAAGGGATAGAAAATCCATGTATCCTTCAACTAATATGACCGTCTTAGTTTTTCGTATGTCGCTTTTCGTGGCAAATAAAC
Above is a genomic segment from Candidatus Atribacteria bacterium ADurb.Bin276 containing:
- a CDS encoding Blue-light-activated protein; its protein translation is MTNKETIKEPEIRFIFFFLTVIILALITGGYLYYHHNIQAVQAAKEIELKVIAELKVEQIQAWRNERLIDASMNSSGIIRKEILQWLRSPADQDLKKLLTNHWQDLQDNAKYQNIILTSSTGKILLTLDSSVTELESDALQLVNRAIVTGHVVFGDFYRCIQNERIHLDLTVPIFDDSETPLAALLLRTDPDIFLYPFIQTWPTLSESAETLIFRQNGQEIVFLNRLRHQPDSVLKTCIPLTKTDNSAVQGVMGKTGIIRGKDYRGEEVVSYIQRIPDTDWFMEAKINTDEIFSEAQTRGGYILLLFSLFVAMAALVTILLLNRRKSNLYRKLFSVEQQLSQSKAIMAASSDAIFVTDPITTRFVEANDTACIRLGYSREELLNMTVQEVNPIFPMEDWSQYLKKVHEKGNLLIETFHQKKDGTIIPVEVNVRSIQVGGSEYLVSTARDVTERNRMEKELWEVSQRLDLILAATQTNIDIIDHDYNLLYVDKQWQKIYGDFTNRKCYEYFLGFEKPCEDCVIHEALQTKRSVVLERTLFKENNRVIEVHTIPLKDISGKWVVAKFNIDITKQKRAEKALRESEEKFRLLVQSTDDIIFTLDAQQRHTSVYGQWLGQSGLSEDKFLGKTAAEIFGEEAAEIHTQSNLLALRGEFVKYEWSAKLEGKEHFYQTSLSPMKNSEGKVFGLVGIGRDITALKKAEKAQRDIESRFQKVVEGAPDAIYIETNRQFNYLNPASCKLFGAKSPEELLGQPVMDRIHPSVRERARQRIHLLNVEKQSVPLIEQIYLRLDGSEVPVEVTAVPIFYQGKDGALAFARNITERKKAEEERSKLAKRIQISEKMEVIGSLAGGIAHDFNNLLSVITGYTDLILSSDCEDDSIRENLTEVRKATERATALTQQLLTLSRKQVVHPELIQLNQIIIGMEKMLKQIIGDKIDLIQTLSPELGLTLADPNQLEQVVMNLVVNARDAMPNGGKIIIETANVELDEKYTAQHVDLFPGPYIILTISDSGSGMDEQTKLRIFEPFFTTKTKGTGLGLSTVYGIVKQNKGHIWVYSEPGEGTTFKIYLKRETLQKIIHKPTVPVESQNPRGTETVLVVDDEQSVRNLVKKILSNVGYTVLSAASGLEALQILNQDEKQVQLVLTDIVMPEMSGNKFSDHLLKLFPHIKVIFMSGFADSAVQNNEINNDQTISIISKPFSTADLTHKVREVLDGVMLSKIEKNEKIVLTHKTRKNGVILQKKLPLLPIKIYEDLRQATLAARYDDLVQIIEKIHSIDANLAELLYQLVDEYNYDGILDLIDDKGVGEKQYD
- the sigA gene encoding RNA polymerase sigma factor SigA gives rise to the protein MISNNENQASHTLTAEFSNLIESGKKKGFITFKELNDVIGDDAVNIDKLDDLYTALSDQGIEVSDEEETGKEDQIVASTEDLKLEGIKGIGVDDPVKMYLKEIGQVPLLTPEKEVELAKRVEKEDATAKNELIEANLRLVVSIAKRYVGRGMLFLDLIQEGNLGLIRAVEKFDYRKGYKFSTYATWWIRQAITRAIADQARTIRIPVHMVETINKLVRISRQLLQELGREPAPEEIAHKMGIQVEKVREILKTAQEPLSLETPIGEEEDSHLGDFIEDQGVMAPPKAASYTLLKEQLDDVLNTLTDRERKVLKLRFGLQDGRPHTLEEVGQIFGVTRERIRQIEAKALRKLRHPSRSRKLRDYLDEAE
- the dnaG_2 gene encoding DNA primase translates to MAIQDQTLEEIKNRIDIVELISSYVDLKPAGKNYRGLCPFHDEKTPSFTVSPEKGIFHCFGCGAGGSIFNFIMKVENLSFQDAVIHLSQKAGIELPTLRRNIQNKEYRQKGKIIQLNQVVQKYYYDSLLHSEDPLARTSRQYLFQKRGIKPSSAEQFGLGYSPADGKAIIEYLYQQGFNGNDFIQAGIGNVIKKGELYDRFRGRITFALHDSNGEIVGFAGRTLLENENPKYINSSESPVFSKGNNLYGLFATKSDIRKTKTVILVEGYMDFLSLFENQITNCVASMGTALTAHQATLIRRFAEEVVICYDSDNAGRMATFRGIDILTKKGLSVKLAVLPSPYDPDAYIRKKGREAFLEILEQKKPIFDYQLELLLNEYGSKSLESQIHIIRGLLPSINAMTDSIERSLKIRSLAQYLKIPESLIYNVLKGTRESEKKVKLFKTAQKDAIHGAIKAEKILVKFLLEEPTVRSMICDQVPAEYFSVPEHRRIYQAILSNLGEEFSLSDLINVFSGDELMSSCISALGSTETECYEMNEELIQSLIITLKIAELRRERSILASELAQQADYESKLLIGKRIEEIDKEIQGLKTCS